The genome window GAGGATGGCCCCAGTAAGACCCCACCTGGCCTCGCTGAGGCTGACGTCCAGGCCTCCGAGGACCCCGCCGTAATGGGCAAGACTCAGGCCGCCGGGCACCATCACCTCCCCACCTACTCGCTCTCTTTCCCGAGGTCCCAGAAGGCAGGGGGCTCTCGGAACATTGCCATCCAAACCTCCCCCAGTCTCAGGAAGCATTTCCCAGTTTTCAAGAGGAAGAGGCTCACAGCCAGCAAGTCCCTGGTGGAAATGCCGACAGCTCCCCAAAGTGCCATCCAGGTCAACGGCAACCTCTCTGAACAGGACATTGTGTCCTCTGATCTTGCCTGCTTAAGGCTGGCTCCGCATCTTGAGGATGGGCCTCGGAGGGTCAAGGTGTCCCACTCGTTTCTCCCCAGAATGTCCAAGGTGCAAAGCAATGGGCCTGTGAACATATGCTTGGAAGCAGGGACCTGGAGGGCCTCGGAGAAAGCGACAGCCGCCATTCAGGTCCCAGATGATATTTATCACAGTCCCACCTGGGCAGGCAGAGAGTCCACTTTCAGCCCAGACAGGTCTGCTGAGGTTAGCAACTCCATACCCGCTCTGGATGACACGTGTCCAGGTGATGGGAGAAGAGTGTGGCCATCAGATTCAGAAAGATCCCCTTCCTGCTTATATGCCACCAGCGGTGCCAACCACATGCCCGGCACAGGGAAACTTAAACCCGAATTGCTTTTGCCCAAAGACAACCCCGATGACAAAGACCCTGGCCCGTTGTCGTCTCGGTCCCATCCACGGACTCAGAGCTCCCCTCCGCCAGGCTCCCACAGCCAGCCAGCCCAGCCAGGGGGAGCTTCAGACTGTTCTCCATCCAGTAACAATCACCTGGATCTGCAGCCACTCAAAACTACCAGTGAGTCAAAGTCTGCCCCTGTGTGTCAGGAGCAGATGGCGAAGAACCCCATCCAGTCCGACGACCAGGAGTTTCAAAACTGTTCAGGAAGTGGTCACCTCCCGTCCTCTCTTCCAAGGAGGGAGACCAAACATCAGAGCAACAGGGAGACTGGTGGGACTGATCAGATTCACCTGGCACAGGGTGAGCTCTGCGACCTCCAGGGCAGGCTGCAATCCGTGGAGGAATCTCTGCACTCGAACCAAGAGAAAATTAAAGTCCTTCTGAATGTAATTCAAGACTTGGAGAAAGCTAGAGCTCTCACAGAAGGGTAAGgagaattattattttcttttatattaaaaactacGAGTTAAGTCCTTTGTCAGGATAGAGGCAGAGGGAGCTTAGGTTTCTGTTAGTAAAATGTCTCCAAAATGTGTGAGGTGATGTTTCCCAAAATCGCCAGCAATGGCCTCTCTTTGTTCTGACTGGGTTTCATTTCATTCTAGGCTTTGGTAGATTTCCATggtgatttgtttttgtttccaggAATCAACAGACTGGAGAAAGGGGGCAATGAAGCAGCAGGGTCGAAAATGACTTTTATTAAGATGTGTGTCCAGTTGATAAATGATGGGGATAAGTGACAGCATGCAGgtgctccccgccccgccccatccTGGTAGCAAGTTACTGCATTTGCACTGGATTTCAGTTCCTTGTCACGGAGGATTTGAGGTGGCCGATAAGCCACCTGTTGCCCTTTCCCGCCACTGACCACTTTGAAGGCTTGAGCCCGTCCATCGCGGACCAGCTAAGGAGGAACTGAAATGAGATCACAATTCTGCAAAGAGAAGGAAAGTCACAAAATGCTTTCCTGGGTGACTCAGCACCAgtctggggaggggaaggcagtgACTTGTTTAGGTGTGGAATGCTCTTCCCTTGAAACAGTGCTCTCTAAAGGCTGAGAAGGAGGAATGGCCAAAGCTAATCAACAAAAGGGTGAGGGAGGGAAGACGTAATTAACTGGCATTTTCTGATGTGAATCAGAATCAACATTGCCTTACAAGAGAGAAGCACTGCGATGATACAGAGAGACATGCCCTCAACTAAAGGATCAGGAGTTTTCATCATCCTCCTCTACTCATTTGCAAAGTCCTTCAATTTCCCCATCTATCATGTGAGGGTAAGATTAACTGACTCATCCTACAGGCTTGTTGTGGGTATGAAGAAAACCTCAGATGTCAAAGTGCTTAAACATTTATAAAGCCCTCCAGAAATATGAGGTCCTATTA of Vicugna pacos chromosome 22, VicPac4, whole genome shotgun sequence contains these proteins:
- the INSYN2B gene encoding protein INSYN2B produces the protein MAQQSTKVRPVLLKRNSLESVELVAQPHHRRSKSQQVRFKEDGPSKTPPGLAEADVQASEDPAVMGKTQAAGHHHLPTYSLSFPRSQKAGGSRNIAIQTSPSLRKHFPVFKRKRLTASKSLVEMPTAPQSAIQVNGNLSEQDIVSSDLACLRLAPHLEDGPRRVKVSHSFLPRMSKVQSNGPVNICLEAGTWRASEKATAAIQVPDDIYHSPTWAGRESTFSPDRSAEVSNSIPALDDTCPGDGRRVWPSDSERSPSCLYATSGANHMPGTGKLKPELLLPKDNPDDKDPGPLSSRSHPRTQSSPPPGSHSQPAQPGGASDCSPSSNNHLDLQPLKTTSESKSAPVCQEQMAKNPIQSDDQEFQNCSGSGHLPSSLPRRETKHQSNRETGGTDQIHLAQGELCDLQGRLQSVEESLHSNQEKIKVLLNVIQDLEKARALTEGRNFYRTGQDLNNCSTCQNTACIIYSVEYDFRQQEGRFHEVLQSLEEAEPVEEASPPPKSPTEPPVPEKQDLRRKTKKVKKKCFWWI